One Streptomyces mobaraensis NBRC 13819 = DSM 40847 DNA segment encodes these proteins:
- the acnA gene encoding aconitate hydratase AcnA: MSANSFDARSTLQVGDESYEIFRLDKVEGSARLPYSLKVLLENLLRTEDGANITADHIRALGNWDSQAQPSQEIQFTPARVIMQDFTGVPCVVDLATMREAVKELGGDPAKINPLAPAELVIDHSVIADKFGTKDAFGQNVELEYGRNKERYQFLRWGQTAFDEFKVVPPGTGIVHQVNIEHLARTVMVRNGQAYPDTLVGTDSHTTMVNGLGVLGWGVGGIEAEAAMLGQPVSMLIPRVVGFKLTGELPAGTTATDLVLTITEMLRKHGVVGKFVEFYGEGVAATSLANRATIGNMSPEFGSTAAIFPIDGETLNYLKLTGRSEQQVALVEAYAKEQGLWLDPAAEPDFSEKLELDLSTVVPSIAGPKRPQDRIVLANAAAQFAQDVRNYVDDVDEAGKESFPASDAPAVSAGAPSKPVTVTAPDGSTYEIDHGAVTVAAITSCTNTSNPYVMVAAALVAKKAVEKGLTRKPWVKTTLAPGSKVVTDYFDKAGLTPYLDKVGFNLVGYGCTTCIGNSGPLPEEVSKAVNDHDLAVTSVLSGNRNFEGRINPDVKMNYLASPPLVVAYAIAGSMKVDITKDALGTDQDGNPVYLKDIWPSEAEVNDVVANAIGEDMFNKSYQDVFAGDAQWQALPIPTGNTFEWDAESTYVRKPPYFEGMQMEPAPVTDIAGARVLAKLGDSVTTDHISPAGAIKADTPAGKYLTEHGVERRDFNSYGSRRGNHEVMIRGTFANIRLRNQIAPGTEGGFTRDFTQDGGPVSFIYDASRNYIEQGIPLVVLAGKEYGSGSSRDWAAKGTALLGVKAVIAESYERIHRSNLIGMGVLPLQFPEGASAESLGLTGEETFSFTGVTELNEGRTPRTVKVTTDTGVEFDAVVRIDTPGEADYYRNGGIMQYVLRSLIRK, translated from the coding sequence GTGTCGGCGAACAGCTTCGACGCCCGCAGCACGCTGCAGGTGGGCGACGAGTCGTACGAGATCTTCCGGCTGGACAAGGTCGAGGGCTCCGCTCGCCTTCCCTACAGCCTCAAGGTGCTGCTGGAGAACCTGCTCCGCACCGAGGACGGCGCCAACATCACCGCCGACCACATCCGCGCGCTGGGCAACTGGGACTCGCAGGCCCAGCCCAGCCAGGAGATCCAGTTCACGCCGGCCCGCGTGATCATGCAGGACTTCACCGGCGTCCCCTGCGTCGTCGACCTCGCCACCATGCGCGAGGCCGTCAAGGAGCTCGGCGGCGACCCGGCGAAGATCAACCCGCTGGCCCCGGCCGAGCTGGTCATCGACCACTCGGTCATCGCCGACAAGTTCGGCACGAAGGACGCCTTCGGCCAGAACGTCGAGCTGGAGTACGGCCGCAACAAGGAGCGCTACCAGTTCCTGCGCTGGGGCCAGACCGCCTTCGACGAGTTCAAGGTCGTCCCCCCGGGCACCGGCATCGTCCACCAGGTGAACATCGAGCACCTCGCGCGTACGGTCATGGTCCGCAACGGCCAGGCGTACCCCGACACCCTCGTCGGCACCGACTCGCACACCACCATGGTCAACGGCCTCGGCGTCCTCGGCTGGGGCGTCGGCGGCATCGAGGCCGAGGCCGCGATGCTCGGCCAGCCGGTCTCGATGCTCATCCCGCGCGTCGTCGGCTTCAAGCTGACCGGTGAGCTGCCCGCCGGCACCACCGCCACCGACCTCGTCCTCACGATCACCGAGATGCTGCGCAAGCACGGCGTCGTCGGCAAGTTCGTCGAGTTCTACGGCGAGGGCGTGGCCGCCACGTCGCTGGCCAACCGCGCCACCATCGGCAACATGTCGCCGGAGTTCGGCTCCACCGCCGCGATCTTCCCGATCGACGGCGAGACCCTGAACTACCTCAAGCTCACCGGCCGCAGCGAGCAGCAGGTCGCGCTCGTCGAGGCGTACGCCAAGGAGCAGGGCCTCTGGCTCGACCCGGCCGCCGAGCCCGACTTCTCCGAGAAGCTGGAGCTCGACCTGTCGACGGTCGTCCCGTCGATCGCCGGCCCGAAGCGCCCGCAGGACCGCATCGTCCTCGCGAACGCCGCCGCGCAGTTCGCCCAGGACGTCCGCAACTACGTCGACGACGTCGACGAGGCGGGCAAGGAGTCCTTCCCGGCCTCCGACGCCCCGGCCGTCTCCGCCGGTGCCCCGTCGAAGCCGGTCACCGTGACCGCCCCCGACGGTTCGACGTACGAGATCGACCACGGCGCCGTCACCGTCGCCGCGATCACCTCCTGCACCAACACCTCGAACCCCTACGTCATGGTCGCCGCCGCGCTCGTGGCCAAGAAGGCGGTCGAGAAGGGCCTGACCCGCAAGCCGTGGGTCAAGACCACCCTCGCCCCGGGCTCCAAGGTCGTCACCGACTACTTCGACAAGGCGGGCCTCACCCCGTACCTCGACAAGGTCGGCTTCAACCTCGTCGGCTACGGCTGCACCACCTGCATCGGCAACTCCGGCCCGCTGCCGGAGGAGGTCTCCAAGGCCGTCAACGACCACGACCTCGCCGTCACCTCGGTGCTCTCCGGCAACCGCAACTTCGAGGGCCGGATCAACCCCGACGTCAAGATGAACTACCTGGCGTCGCCGCCGCTGGTCGTGGCCTACGCGATCGCCGGCTCGATGAAGGTCGACATCACCAAGGACGCCCTGGGCACCGACCAGGACGGCAACCCGGTCTACCTCAAGGACATCTGGCCCTCCGAGGCCGAGGTGAACGACGTCGTCGCCAATGCCATCGGCGAGGACATGTTCAACAAGTCCTACCAGGACGTCTTCGCGGGCGACGCCCAGTGGCAGGCCCTGCCCATCCCGACCGGCAACACCTTCGAGTGGGACGCCGAGTCCACCTACGTCCGGAAGCCCCCGTACTTCGAGGGCATGCAGATGGAGCCGGCCCCGGTCACCGACATCGCCGGTGCCCGCGTCCTGGCCAAGCTGGGCGACTCGGTCACCACCGACCACATCTCGCCCGCCGGTGCGATCAAGGCCGACACCCCGGCCGGCAAGTACCTCACCGAGCACGGTGTGGAGCGCCGTGACTTCAACAGCTACGGCTCCCGCCGCGGCAACCACGAGGTCATGATCCGCGGTACGTTCGCCAACATCCGCCTGCGCAACCAGATCGCGCCGGGCACGGAGGGCGGCTTCACCCGCGACTTCACCCAGGACGGCGGTCCGGTGTCGTTCATCTACGACGCCTCCCGCAACTACATCGAGCAGGGCATCCCGCTCGTCGTCCTGGCCGGCAAGGAGTACGGCTCCGGCTCGTCCCGCGACTGGGCCGCCAAGGGCACCGCGCTCCTCGGTGTCAAGGCCGTCATCGCCGAGTCCTACGAGCGCATCCACCGCTCCAACCTCATCGGCATGGGCGTCCTCCCGCTGCAGTTCCCCGAGGGCGCCTCGGCGGAGTCCCTGGGCCTGACCGGCGAGGAGACCTTCTCCTTCACCGGCGTCACCGAGCTCAACGAGGGCCGCACGCCGCGCACGGTCAAGGTCACCACCGACACCGGTGTCGAGTTCGACGCGGTCGTCCGCATCGACACCCCCGGTGAGGCGGACTACTACCGCAACGGCGGCATCATGCAGTACGTGCTGCGCAGCCTGATCCGCAAGTAA
- a CDS encoding DUF397 domain-containing protein, which translates to MGTTSDIRTTEWRTSSYTNGDGGNCVEVADQVPGAIRVRDSKAPERALIRFPRVSWAAFVNAVGETIP; encoded by the coding sequence ATGGGCACCACATCTGACATACGCACAACGGAATGGCGCACATCGTCCTACACGAATGGAGACGGCGGCAACTGCGTCGAAGTGGCGGATCAAGTTCCCGGGGCTATTCGCGTCCGCGACAGCAAAGCTCCCGAGCGTGCGTTGATCCGCTTCCCCAGAGTGAGTTGGGCAGCGTTCGTCAACGCCGTCGGCGAAACCATCCCGTAG